One part of the Kryptolebias marmoratus isolate JLee-2015 linkage group LG2, ASM164957v2, whole genome shotgun sequence genome encodes these proteins:
- the si:dkey-202l22.3 gene encoding 7 transmembrane receptor domain-containing protein: MPFLGCACSKMDIFMDRSFALTANSSHETGGPEGSKGQGLNHSDPLDMFVGMELLQRFKPLFLPLYCLVVVVAGVGNTFLLACILADKKLHNVTNFFIGNLAAGDLLMCLSCVPLTVSYAFDSHGWAFGRPLCHLVPLLQCATVFASVLSLTAIAVDRYIVVAHPVRQRISVWGCGAVTLGVWLLSLALAAPPSLYTRYLDLRPSGIDLVVCEEFWPDSGNLRLLYSCFILITSYMIPLLSVSVSYCAITVSLKRYSIPGEPSSSQQRWSQRRKKTFSLLVASVLAFALCWLPLQVLNLLLDLDPDFLIIGKRYINVLQVCCHLVAMSSACYNPFIYASLHSKVRMHLKGYLCPCRNRQREMEERPTSRS, from the exons ATGCCTTTTTTAGGGTGTGCCTGCAGCAAGATGGATATTTTCATGGACAGGAGTTTTGCCTTGACTGCAAACAGCAGCCACGAAACAGGAGGACCTGAAGGCAGCAAAGGCCAAGGACTCAATCACAGTGACCCATTGGACATGTTTGTGGGCATGGAGCTTCTTCAGCGATTCAAACCTCTCTTTCTGCCGCTCTACTGCCTCGTAGTGGTCGTCGCCGGTGTTGGGAACACATTCTTGTTGGCTTGCATTTTGGCCGACAAGAAACTCCACAACGTCACCAACTTTTTCATCGGTAACTTGGCAGCAGGCGACCTGCTAATGTGTTTGAGTTGTGTTCCGCTGACGGTGTCTTACGCCTTCGATAGCCATGGCTGGGCTTTTGGAAGACCACTCTGCCACTTGGTCCCCTTGCTGCAGTGTGCCACAGTGTTTGCCTCAGTGCTTTCACTCACTGCTATTGCAGTTGACCGCTACATTGTTGTAG CCCACCCAGTACGACAAAGGATTTCTGTGTGGGGTTGTGGGGCGGTGACTCTGGGTGTCTGGCTTTTATCTTTGGCCCTGGCAGCGCCACCTTCTCTCTACACGCGTTACCTGGATCTGCGTCCCAGCGGCATCGACCTGGTAGTGTGTGAGGAATTTTGGCCTGACAGTGGCAATCTACGGCTGTTATACTCCTGCTTCATTCTGATAACCTCCTACATGATCCCACTGCTGTCTGTCAGCGTGTCCTACTGTGCCATCACCGTTAGCCTGAAACGCTACTCAATACCTGGGGAGCCTTCCAGCAGTCAACAGCGTTGGAGCCAAAGAAGGAAGAAGACCTTCTCTCTGCTGGTGGCCTCAGTGCTGGCCTTCGCTCTGTGCTGGCTGCCACTCCAG GTGCTGAACCTGTTGTTGGACCTGGACCCAGACTTCCTCATAATAGGGAAACGCTACATAAATGTTCTGCAAGTTTGCTGCCATTTAGTGGCCATGAGCTCTGCCTGTTACAACCCCTTCATCTATGCTTCACTGCACAGCAAGGTGCGTATGCATCTGAAAGGCTACCTCTGCCCCTGCCGCAACCGTCAGAGGGAAATGGAGGAGAGACCaacatccaggagctga